From a single Oligoflexia bacterium genomic region:
- a CDS encoding NTP transferase domain-containing protein yields MKFSGLILAGGLSSRYGSIKALAELNGKTLVRQWVDTLTLAGCSAIGIVVNKENSEVIRAAVGDTSVQILWVYQDDPESAQFSSIQKGIEGLTDSKLLDDGTLLTPVDVLPPDQETMHRLVDKVRSTLLEDPVIASQPMFVRTQHRGHPVFLKVSFCRELLTLDPDVSRLDEILRQNRPRVLDIPVTDMNVVTNINTPLDGLSAQ; encoded by the coding sequence ATGAAATTTTCAGGTCTTATATTAGCTGGTGGTCTTTCAAGTCGTTACGGTTCAATCAAAGCACTTGCCGAATTAAATGGTAAAACATTAGTACGACAATGGGTTGATACACTCACCCTTGCAGGTTGTTCGGCAATTGGTATTGTTGTAAATAAAGAAAACAGTGAAGTAATTCGAGCCGCAGTGGGTGATACTTCAGTTCAAATTTTATGGGTTTATCAAGATGATCCTGAGTCTGCTCAATTTTCTTCAATACAAAAAGGCATTGAAGGTCTCACAGATTCAAAACTTTTAGATGATGGAACACTTCTAACACCCGTTGATGTATTGCCACCTGATCAAGAAACAATGCACAGATTAGTCGATAAAGTACGCTCTACCTTATTAGAAGATCCAGTGATTGCTTCGCAGCCCATGTTTGTACGAACACAACATCGCGGGCATCCAGTTTTTCTTAAAGTTTCATTTTGTCGTGAGCTTTTAACATTAGATCCTGATGTGAGTCGCTTAGATGAAATTTTACGTCAAAACAGACCCAGAGTATTAGATATTCCCGTCACAGATATGAATGTTGTTACAAATATTAATACTCCACTTGATGGTCTATCTGCGCAGTAA
- a CDS encoding DMT family transporter, with amino-acid sequence MAINSWMVLALLAGVFTTFQSASNGSLARVVGAPAAVTLNTFIFLLLAIVYLAFEWSRGNVSLERWRELSWWQYLGGIFGFGVVLFLTISFPKLGALMAIVLVILGQSLAALFVDHHGLFNMPQVAVSLQRVFAVVLILSGVFLLRR; translated from the coding sequence ATGGCTATAAATTCATGGATGGTACTTGCACTCCTTGCTGGAGTTTTTACGACCTTTCAATCTGCAAGTAACGGCAGCCTTGCCCGCGTTGTCGGTGCACCCGCAGCAGTTACGCTCAATACATTTATCTTTTTACTTTTAGCAATTGTTTATCTTGCTTTTGAGTGGTCACGGGGCAACGTAAGTCTTGAGCGTTGGCGCGAGCTCTCGTGGTGGCAATATCTGGGCGGCATTTTTGGTTTTGGTGTTGTTTTATTTCTAACGATTTCGTTTCCAAAACTCGGTGCACTTATGGCCATTGTGCTTGTGATTTTGGGTCAAAGTTTAGCAGCCCTTTTTGTTGATCACCATGGTTTGTTTAACATGCCACAAGTTGCTGTGAGCCTGCAGCGTGTATTTGCTGTTGTTTTGATTTTGTCTGGAGTTTTTTTACTGCGCAGATAG